The Leishmania panamensis strain MHOM/PA/94/PSC-1 chromosome 19 sequence genome contains the following window.
CGCTCGATGACGCTATGTGTGCGAGGGTGAAGCAAGAGCGTCGAGCGGCGCTTTTCAAGATGTTGGTCTGGTGCCCACACTTGCAGCAGGCTCTCGGCGCTGCACTGTGCTTGGCGCCACCGGAGAGCGTGTCCGATTTcagcgctgcggtgagggCGAATATGCTTGCTGGCGATCTCTGTAGCAGCGCACGACTCACCCCAGTCGCGGGGGGCTCGTGGCGGTCGTGCGGCAATGTTGACTCCTTTTGGCATATAGCAGCGCCCACCACGTCTGCGAGAAGTAACACTCGAGAGGGacagacagcagcgcgctctCCTTGGAACACTCGATGTCGCGTcctgcagcccccctcctccccctcttttttttttattgagcctttcctcttttctcgctgTGGACTTCAGCTGCCCACCCCCATTCCCCCCGCTTTTCTCGGTCTTCCCTACGTGAAACCGAGATGGGCAAGACACACGCAATGAAAGATCACCAGCGAGCGATGAGGGCAAGAAGGACAAGAAGGGTAGCACTCGCTTCCAtaggcgcgcacgcacatgtcTTACCAGCCATGTAGTTAGAGGTGCGTGATTCTGTGGCGTGCGGTTTAGACCCGCCACACTGGTCGTTCTGGGCATCAACGATGCAGAGGGGGACTAGCAACGGATCATTCGCTATCCGAATTggtccctctcttttcatcTCGCTCGCCCCTCCTGTTTGCTTGGTGTTTGTATTGAGCGAGGCCGCCTCGGTTGGGCGTGCCAGTATATGCCCCTTCACCTTTCCCATGCTCTTCACCTCGAGCCCATCCCTTCCTCCCCACGCATTCACTCGCCCACCCCCACGTGTTTTGCATGCGCTCACGCCATGCGTGTGTACGCCCTGATGTGGGTGCACCAGCTGTGTAGTAGGTATAGTACGAGCGATTCGCAGTtctttttattattattattgTGAAATATCGGTAGTGGTAGAGTTAGGGGATCATCTGTAGCATAGCGATTCACCGATTTGCAAGAcaaccacacacgcagagaccctcctcaccccccccccccacacactaCAGGACTTATTCACATGCACAGTAGTGACAGCGAGCCAAAACTCATTTTCGGCGAGTTAGACTTCACAGATAACGCAGGAGCATCACTCCCACAgtatatacatatatatatataaggAGCCCCGCGCCAAAAGGGAATCGGGTAAGCACGTGCACTTGTCGATCCCCGCGGACGACCTCTTCCCTGTCCCGCTTTCCACTTACTAACTCGTTCACcatttttccttcttgtttttcttccccccccctacgCACTCGCCCTCCTCGACTTTTATaactccctcttcccccgccccctattctcccccctctctctccttgtctctctctctgttagTCCTTCGCTCGTGCTTTCTCACATTGCTGACGTTCGCCACGTCAAGTTTTGTTTTCGCCTTCTGGTCGGCTTTTTTACGGATCCCTCCGCCTCTCACCCTCACACATTCACCCCAGGCATCTTTCATTTATTCTTCTTAtctgccgccggcgccgccaacgTGTCGCTGAATGATGAAATCCAACATCGATGTCGATGTCGCTCCAATGGGTGCCTACCACGGCGATGGCATGAGGGAGCCTGGCATGAGTACGAGTGAGCCAATGCAGGTAGTGTACAACCGCATACAGAAGCGTATGCCCATGTTCCGCAACAGCCTGGTAATTCAAGAGCAGCAGATGATGCACAtgacggaggagctgcgcacgcTGGTGATGGATGCGAATGCCCTGCGGGTGCATTACGAAGAGGCACTTCAGGAGAAGCTGTACATTGAGAACCTCGCCGCGCAGGCGGAGAAACGCGTGCAGAACGTGAAGGAAATTGTAGACCGCTACGTTGGTGTCAAGGACGCAGTGGTAGCCAGCGACGGTTTCACGTATGAGCGCGAGACCATCTCCTCCTACATCGAGGGATGCAAAGAGGCTGGCGGCACGCCGACGTCGTACCAGACAGAAAAGCCGCTGACTTCGCTGCTGATCCCTAACCGCTCTCTCAAGACTTTGGTCGATCGCTTGGTAACGGTGCAGAAGACGGAGCCGAAGATGCCGGCGCCAGTCGACCGCAACCCGGTGCAGCACTACTCAAAGCCAATGGCGACAGGTCGTGTAGGGAACATGTCTGGCAGCCAGAACGACGCCCAACGGCGCAGCATTCAGGGCGGCGGAAAGGACAACCTCAGCCCGGTGGAGCTGAACGCTAAAGGGGAGCGAGTCCACCCATGCATTCGTGTGTACGGGTACTGCAACTACAACGAGAACTGCGCGTACGCGAAGTATCCGTACGATGCATGTCTTTCGAATCTCAAGAATAAGTGCCGCTTCAAAAATCAGTGCCACGAGCGCCACGTCGAGTTCCGTGGCCCATTGGATGACTACGGCAACTCCATTTCGGAAAACCATGGACCTCATCAAGAGAAGGTTGCGTCCGACTCCATGGAAGAGATGAGGAGGTAGGGTCCCTGTCTTTCATGTTTGgcgcacccccaccccctctatCTTTCTgtgctacacacacacacgcacacacacacacacacgcagccacacacacacgcacacacacacacacacgcagccacacacacacgcagccacacgcggccaccgccacgctTTCGTAGGCGAACAAGACTGGAAAggtgaagggaggagaaaagtgGACGCAGTGCCCTTGCCAGAGTGCCGCCTtttttgtatgtgtgcgtctctctctctcgctacggcagaggaggaggtggtggtggcgttctttccctcccaccccttGCTGGCTGCTTGTTGATGTGTTTCTGGCTCTGTTGGTTGTCTCCCCATTCAACTCGGGAATTTCcgcaactctctctctctctcgctgcgcctcttAGCGAGGGAAgtggttctctctctttcgttgtcTTCACGTTCTCATCGCGCTCTCCCACCCGttgtcttctccccttcccctccccctttccctttacccctttctcctcttcccttttgtTTTGTCGGACATACGTACTCACTTCTCGTCGCTCCCTTCGCTCTCGCTTCTTCAACTTGCATGGGGGCTGCCGTGGAGTGCCTCCTTTCTGCTCTGCTCTTCGCCCGTGTGTGGCGCTGCCTCCTTTCAAGTCGCGCGCCACGGCTCTTGCGGCTCACTTCTTTTTTCTGTATGAATGCTGGTCGCTTACCCTGGTTGCAGCCTACAGCAAGTGTGTGCTGATGAACCGCTAAccttcttgtgtgtgtgttcgctaTAATGGAGCCGATTTTTTGGTGTTTCTCGCTGATAGAAATCGCGCAATGAGGGGTGGGGCGAGGTGTTGGAAGGACAGATGAAGGCCCAGGGTGAGTCGGTGACTCATCAAAAGTCACGACTCGTGTAGGCGTCTTTGCTCACCCACTCTCCTTCATAACTGTCTTTTACGCCAAACGAGGTTTTCTGTTTGTCTCGCCTCGGCATTACAAGACGACAGGAGACCATCCTCGCCTAGTTCTGCCCGGACATTGTCCGTACTTCACGGCAACAGCGGGTGGCCAGCAGCAATAATAGGGTGTGCTGAAGATTTGCTGCTCACTAGTGCGCTGACACCGTTGTAACCGCCCCACCGCCTGTGCTTGCCACGAGGGTGTCCGACCCGACGACTTCTCCAACATGCCGCACGCGATTCGCGAATCACCCGACACCCAGAGCATTACTCATTTCACGCTTTGATCTAGCACGCAACGATCGGATGACACGCATCTTCTTCGCGCTGCAGAGGCTTTCCCCGTCAGGTGCCTATGGCAGCCCCCTGCGCCCCTTCAGAACGACACGCGACGGGTTCTTTGTGCGCGGGCCCATGCGTGTACACGGGCCCCTTCGGCccgacacacccacgcctgTCGATGGGGTGCGGATTCCGGGAAAGGCGGAgtgcccctgctgccacagaCTAGTCGCGACATCGCGCCTGTCGCGGCGCATGCGGGCAGGCCCTCCAGACACCCCCCGTGGCATCGACGGGGACGGGAGCTGCAGACGGCGAGCC
Protein-coding sequences here:
- a CDS encoding RNA binding protein, putative (TriTrypDB/GeneDB-style sysID: LpmP.19.0270); translated protein: MKSNIDVDVAPMGAYHGDGMREPGMSTSEPMQVVYNRIQKRMPMFRNSLVIQEQQMMHMTEELRTLVMDANALRVHYEEALQEKLYIENLAAQAEKRVQNVKEIVDRYVGVKDAVVASDGFTYERETISSYIEGCKEAGGTPTSYQTEKPLTSLLIPNRSLKTLVDRLVTVQKTEPKMPAPVDRNPVQHYSKPMATGRVGNMSGSQNDAQRRSIQGGGKDNLSPVELNAKGERVHPCIRVYGYCNYNENCAYAKYPYDACLSNLKNKCRFKNQCHERHVEFRGPLDDYGNSISENHGPHQEKVASDSMEEMRR
- a CDS encoding hypothetical protein (TriTrypDB/GeneDB-style sysID: LpmP.19.0260) — encoded protein: MHDSTKMYSKSVQPSSANSANPLDDAMCARVKQERRAALFKMLVWCPHLQQALGAALCLAPPESVSDFSAAVRANMLAGDLCSSARLTPVAGGSWRSCGNVDSFWHIAAPTTSARSNTREGQTAARSPWNTRCRVLQPPSSPSFFFIEPFLFSRCGLQLPTPIPPAFLGLPYVKPRWARHTQ